A section of the Chloroflexota bacterium genome encodes:
- a CDS encoding thiamine pyrophosphate-requiring protein yields the protein MVTSEPRSFESTWGEYGAEEWSDAIMASMKLGGVDNLFFVSGSEIAFFQESAAKAREREWPSPRLVTMTHEGAALHAALGNAMVTGQPAATAVHVDVGTLNYGAAIHTAWRGGYPVLMTAGTGPRAYPGTMRGGRDAPIQWVQEPRDQGEILRQYTKHDHRLEHLDNPGLMVSRLLQVAMSDPQGPVYMTVPREVAMQPMPGTTRFPTRDQLGVARPAWPDPRDAKLAAEWLVKANNPVISLAKSGRHPDSVEALVRLAELLAIPIREQQTDKMNFPTTHPLHGTGPDAADADVVMVCESPSPFTPGRNAPSADARVIWVDPDPVQSRYKTMEYRADMWLPVSVTGAAEAIYEAATGLLTKSDMDRIADRRARLEQRKEEIRQRNEDLAAEASKRSPLHPRWVAYQLGQVMESDAILLDDALSNTPYVQAYHERSQPGTYFKSGGSTGGWGSAAAFGAKLAKPNSDVILTSGDGYFMFGTPLAGLWAANHHNAPYLAVVFVNASYSTGTRGLRGTYPEGAAIRNEQYDGGLFDPPPDFAKLAEAANGYGETVTTAEEIGPALRRGLDQVRRGTPAVIAARIPTIPQEMEMGGVAPRGE from the coding sequence ATGGTAACCAGTGAGCCTCGTTCATTTGAGTCCACTTGGGGCGAGTACGGCGCGGAGGAGTGGTCCGACGCCATCATGGCCTCCATGAAGCTGGGCGGCGTCGACAACCTCTTCTTCGTGTCCGGCTCCGAGATTGCCTTCTTCCAGGAGAGCGCCGCCAAGGCCCGCGAGCGCGAGTGGCCCTCGCCGCGGCTGGTCACCATGACGCACGAGGGCGCGGCGCTCCACGCGGCGCTGGGCAACGCGATGGTCACCGGCCAGCCCGCCGCCACCGCCGTCCACGTCGACGTCGGTACCCTGAATTACGGCGCCGCCATCCACACGGCGTGGCGCGGCGGCTATCCGGTGCTCATGACCGCCGGCACCGGCCCGCGCGCCTACCCCGGCACCATGCGCGGCGGCCGCGACGCCCCCATCCAGTGGGTGCAGGAGCCCCGCGATCAGGGTGAGATTCTGCGGCAGTACACCAAGCACGACCACCGATTGGAACACCTCGACAACCCCGGCCTCATGGTCAGCCGCCTGCTGCAGGTCGCCATGAGCGACCCGCAGGGGCCCGTGTACATGACCGTCCCGCGCGAGGTCGCCATGCAGCCGATGCCGGGCACCACGCGCTTCCCGACTCGCGACCAGCTCGGCGTCGCGAGGCCCGCGTGGCCTGACCCGCGCGACGCAAAATTGGCCGCCGAGTGGCTGGTCAAGGCCAACAACCCCGTCATCTCCCTCGCCAAGTCGGGCCGCCACCCGGATTCCGTCGAGGCGCTGGTCCGGCTCGCCGAGCTTCTGGCGATACCCATCCGGGAGCAGCAGACGGACAAGATGAACTTCCCGACGACCCACCCGCTGCACGGCACCGGGCCCGACGCCGCGGACGCCGACGTCGTCATGGTGTGCGAGTCGCCGTCGCCCTTCACTCCCGGGCGCAACGCCCCAAGCGCCGATGCCAGGGTCATCTGGGTCGACCCCGACCCGGTGCAGTCCCGCTACAAGACGATGGAGTACCGCGCCGACATGTGGCTGCCTGTTAGCGTCACCGGCGCCGCCGAGGCAATCTACGAAGCCGCCACTGGCCTGCTCACCAAGAGTGACATGGATCGCATCGCCGACCGGCGCGCACGGCTGGAGCAGCGCAAGGAGGAGATCCGGCAGCGGAACGAGGACCTCGCCGCCGAGGCCTCCAAGCGCTCGCCGCTGCACCCCCGATGGGTGGCCTACCAGTTGGGGCAGGTCATGGAGTCCGACGCCATCCTGCTGGACGACGCTCTGAGCAATACGCCCTACGTGCAGGCCTACCACGAGCGCTCGCAGCCGGGCACGTACTTCAAGAGCGGCGGCAGCACTGGCGGCTGGGGCAGCGCCGCTGCTTTCGGCGCCAAGCTGGCCAAGCCCAACAGCGACGTCATCCTCACCTCCGGCGACGGCTACTTCATGTTCGGCACGCCGCTGGCGGGCCTGTGGGCGGCCAACCACCACAACGCGCCCTACCTCGCCGTCGTGTTCGTCAACGCCTCGTACAGCACCGGCACGCGCGGCCTGCGCGGCACGTACCCCGAGGGCGCGGCCATCCGCAACGAGCAGTACGACGGCGGCCTCTTCGACCCGCCTCCCGACTTCGCCAAGCTGGCAGAGGCCGCCAACGGCTACGGCGAGACGGTCACCACCGCCGAGGAGATCGGCCCCGCCCTGCGCCGCGGCCTCGACCAGGTCCGGCGTGGCACCCCCGCCGTCATCGCGGCGCGCATCCCCACCATCCCGCAGGAGATGGAGATGGGCGGCGTCGCACCGAGGGGCGAGTAG